One Gossypium hirsutum isolate 1008001.06 chromosome A11, Gossypium_hirsutum_v2.1, whole genome shotgun sequence genomic window carries:
- the LOC107959333 gene encoding uncharacterized protein codes for MKQLLYCNYGDIPYLLDVKVDRYLFRAMAQFWNSAYSYFTFGKVDLAPIVEEYTALLHCLRFQVDKIYSRAVNTLTFVKRLMNITRTSLVIFPKALRHVDEVVANLFDRFGKGVTLVPAILAETFKSLSTCRRVGEGKFIGCAQLLLVWFHSHFWRVKKASYRPFLGDYSPLKEIMTISKRDDITEKKWMAILQNLQEEDIEWKAPWMVSDEILYRCGSYDWVPLLGIWGAVGYVPLFVLRQYRSRQFIPITHGLTQSGFSYGEKDSKKKSREIYNAWNQTCRIKGVVVNPIVTPEYNEWWSRRVNDNIPRPNLEEARPIEEYLRVVPSELEIIKQDFEKKTSKLERKIEQLEEEKVYLKLDVDVQKFEAKNLKKRKKEVEEDLDSLKTDYKQLYKSIRNAGLGKKSEQ; via the exons ATGAAGCAGCTACTCTACTGTAATTATGGTGATATTCCTTATCTCCTCGATGTTAAGGTAGATAGGTATTTGTTCCGCGCCATGGCTCAATTTTGGAATTCTGCCTACAGTTATTTTACTTTCGGAAAGGTGGATTTAGCACCTATTGTCGAGGAATATACAGCCTTGCTTCATTGTCTGAGGTTTCAAGTTGATAAGATTTATTCTAGAGCTGTCAATACCCTAACCTTTGTAAAGAGGTTGATGAACATCACTAGGACGA GTTTGGTTATTTTCCCTAAGGCTTTAAGGCATGTAGATGAAGTAGTCGCCAATCTATTTGACCGATTTGGCAAAGGAGTCACTCTTGTTCCTGCAATCTTGGCTGAGACTTTCAAATCTTTGAGTACATGTCGGAGGGTAGGTGAAGGCAAATTTATTGGGTGTGCACAACTCTTGTTAGTGTGGTTTCATAGCCACTTTTGGAGGGTAAAAAAGGCCTCTTACCGACCTTTTCTCGGAGATTACTCACCTTTGAAGGAGATAATGACCATATCGAAAAGAGATGATATAACAGAGAAAAAATGGATGGCGATACTTCAAAATCTTCAAGAGGAGGATATCGAATGGAAAGCCCCTTGGATGGTTTCCGATGAGATTCTCTACCGATGTGGGAGTTATGATTGGGTCCCTTTGTTGGGGATTTGGGGTGCCGTTGGATACGTCCCTCTATTTGTATtgagacaatatagatcgagacaatTTATACCGATAACGCATGGGCTAACTCAGAGTGGGTTCTCGTATGGGGAGAAAGACTCCAAGAAAAAGAGCCGCGAGATTTATAATGCCTGGAACCAAACCTGTCGGATAAAGGGAGTTGTTGTAAATCCAATAGTTACTCCTGAATATAATGAATGGTGGAGTAGAAGGGTTAACGACAATATCCCGAGGCCAAATTTAGAAGAAGCTCGACCGATAGAGGAATATCTGCGAGTGGTCCCGTCCGAATTGGAAATCATAAAGCAAGACTTCGAAAAGAAAACCTCAAAGTTAGAAAGGAAAATAGAGCAGTTGGAGGAGGAAAAAGTGTACTTAAAGCTGGATGTTGATGTTCAAAAATTTGAGGCTAAGAAtttgaagaagagaaagaaagaggtTGAGGAGGACCTGGATAGTTTGAAGACTGATTACAAGCAGCTGTATAAGTCAATAAGAaatgctggcttgggtaaaaagTCTGAACAGTAG